Proteins co-encoded in one Equus przewalskii isolate Varuska chromosome 27, EquPr2, whole genome shotgun sequence genomic window:
- the KRTAP27-1 gene encoding keratin-associated protein 27-1, with product MLQSHCHSLKNFYNVPPLSAIVHSSKPISFEDGFFLPSSYHGRTWLLDNFQETCNETISCKAPNCEQERCTENSCVPSACLPRVVHTTCSNSRLCERTTCQSGTSSTVLECVSQPCQSVSSQQMGSVVQSCQPVSYVAKCCPPKTSVSTSCQTLECESNQYQSQSSESTSCRPLVYVAPGPQFLESSSNTYEPACCVTGGVQLPSK from the coding sequence ATGCTCCAGAGCCACTGCcactctctgaagaacttctacAATGTTCCACCACTCTCTGCCATCGTACATAGCTCTAAACCTATAAGCTttgaagatggattttttttaccCAGCAGCTACCATGGCAGGACCTGGCTCTTGGACAACTTTCAAGAAACCTGCAATGAAACCATCAGCTGCAAAGCACCCAACTGTGAACAGGAACGGTGCACAGAGAATAGCTGTGTGCCAAGTGCCTGCCTCCCCAGAGTTGTCCACACAACTTGCTCTAATTCCAGGCTCTGTGAAAGGACAACATGTCAATCAGGAACTTCTTCTACAGTGTTGGAGTGTGTTTCTCAGCCTTGCCAATCAGTAAGCAGCCAGCAAATGGGTTCTGTAGTCCAGAGCTGCCAACCTGTGAGCTACGTGGCAAAGTGTTGTCCACCCAAGACTTCCGTGTCTACGAGTTGCCAAACTCTGGAATGTGAATCTAACCAATACCAGTCTCAGAGCTCTGAATCCACTTCCTGTAGACCCCTGGTCTATGTAGCACCAGGGCCACAATTCCTAGAATCTTCTTCTAACACTTATGAACCAGCTTGCTGTGTTACTGGTGGTGTGCAATTGCCTAGTAAGTGA
- the LOC103562426 gene encoding keratin-associated protein 13-1-like yields MSYSCCSGNFSSCSLGSYLRYPGSSCGSSYPSNLVYSTDLCSPSTCQLGSSLYSGCGETCCEPTRYQTSCVVSSPCQRSCYRPRISTVCSPCRSTYARSLGFGSSSCCSLGYGSRISYSRGCGSRGFRPLSCGVCGFPSLGYRSRFCHPTFLASRSCQTSCFRPTCRSGFYY; encoded by the coding sequence ATGTCCTACAGCTGCTGCTCTGGAAacttctcctcctgctcccttgGGAGCTACCTGCGCTACCCAGGCTCCTCCTGTGGCTCTTCCTACCCCAGCAACCTGGTCTACAGCACTGACCTCTGCTCTCCCAGCACCTGCCAACTGGGCTCCTCTCTCTACAGTGGCTGTGGGGAGACCTGCTGTGAGCCCACAAGATACCAGACATCCTGTGTGGTGTCCAGCCCCTGCCAGAGGTCCTGCTACCGTCCAAGGATCTCCACAGTCTGCAGTCCCTGCCGGTCAACTTATGCCAGGTCTCTGGGCTTTGGGTCCAGCAGCTGCTGCTCCCTGGGCTATGGATCTAGAATTTCCTATTCGCGGGGCTGTGGATCCCGTGGCTTTAGACCCCTGAGTTGTGGAGTCTGTGGCTTCCCTTCCTTGGGCTATAGATCCAGATTCTGCCACCCAACCTTCTTGGCTTCCAGGAGCTGCCAAACGTCTTGTTTCCGGCCAACCTGTAGATCTGGCTTCTACTACTGA